From the Candidatus Latescibacter sp. genome, one window contains:
- a CDS encoding RidA family protein — protein sequence MRKDPVLFTILFGIFAAFLSSGCGNNEAVMRKIAREEAKKEQAEFLKSFAPEKFGFGGALEKEWSHAQGVKVGNFIFISGQQPYDTDLDEKGMPKRDLETGKPFEDQLKTVLDNIRKVLDHYGATMDDVVFLQSFVDEKAEKNVAKFDNAAKVIKEFFPNAQHAMTFVSVDNLYGKEQLIEANAIAVMHK from the coding sequence ATGAGGAAAGACCCTGTTCTCTTCACGATACTGTTCGGAATATTTGCCGCTTTTCTTTCGAGCGGCTGCGGGAACAATGAGGCAGTCATGCGGAAGATCGCCCGTGAGGAGGCGAAAAAGGAGCAGGCGGAATTTCTGAAATCATTCGCGCCGGAAAAATTCGGGTTCGGCGGGGCGCTGGAAAAGGAGTGGTCTCACGCCCAGGGGGTGAAAGTGGGAAACTTTATTTTCATATCCGGGCAGCAGCCCTACGATACCGATCTCGACGAAAAAGGGATGCCCAAAAGAGACCTCGAAACCGGGAAACCCTTCGAGGATCAGCTTAAAACGGTGCTCGATAACATCCGCAAGGTCCTCGACCATTACGGCGCCACGATGGACGATGTTGTGTTTCTCCAGAGCTTTGTCGATGAGAAAGCAGAAAAGAATGTGGCAAAATTTGATAACGCCGCCAAGGTGATCAAGGAGTTCTTCCCCAACGCGCAACATGCCATGACGTTTGTTTCGGTGGATAATCTTTATGGCAAGGAGCAGCTTATCGAGGCTAACGCCATTGCGGTGATGCATAAGTAA
- a CDS encoding MFS transporter codes for MEKHRGDFFYGWIILAVGVGVVFAALGLARFGYTLVLPSMQRGLDIANTQAGALVTANLVGYLLLSIIGGALATRFGPRMVISAGLALAGLGMLMTGFAQGFLMVAFWRGLTGVGSGASNVPVMGLLSSWFSKRKRGFAAGNLFMLIGWLSLFCGVIWGSVSDRLGR; via the coding sequence ATGGAAAAACATCGAGGCGATTTCTTTTACGGATGGATCATTCTGGCGGTCGGCGTCGGCGTCGTATTCGCGGCGCTGGGGCTGGCCCGGTTCGGATATACGCTCGTTCTGCCCTCCATGCAGCGCGGGCTGGACATTGCCAATACCCAGGCAGGCGCGCTGGTTACCGCCAACCTCGTCGGGTACCTGCTGCTTTCCATTATCGGAGGGGCGCTCGCCACACGGTTCGGTCCGAGGATGGTAATTTCCGCCGGGCTGGCGCTGGCGGGATTAGGGATGCTCATGACCGGTTTTGCGCAGGGCTTTCTCATGGTTGCTTTCTGGCGGGGGCTGACCGGAGTGGGAAGCGGCGCCAGCAATGTTCCGGTCATGGGGCTGCTCTCTTCCTGGTTCAGCAAAAGAAAGCGCGGTTTCGCCGCCGGTAATCTCTTCATGCTCATCGGCTGGCTGAGTCTTTTCTGCGGGGTTATCTGGGGGAGTGTCTCGGACCGGCTCGGACGGTAA
- a CDS encoding DUF2911 domain-containing protein, with the protein MKYLYLIFGLAAIFCLVSMPTTTFSQAGKPRVSLKASVTQRLGADTDITIDYSRPGVKGRKIWGDLVPYGLAPGNKSSKDKPFPWRAGANENTIISFNKDILIEGQKLSAGKYGIHIIPSKTTWVIVFSKNSTAWGSYSYNQDEDALRVTVTPVKAPFEEWLMFGFDDLTANSATAFLRWEELKVPFKIKLAE; encoded by the coding sequence ATGAAATACCTGTATCTCATTTTTGGTCTTGCCGCAATCTTCTGTTTAGTGAGTATGCCGACAACAACTTTTTCCCAGGCCGGGAAACCCCGTGTAAGTTTGAAAGCAAGTGTGACCCAGAGGCTGGGAGCGGACACGGATATTACCATTGATTACAGCCGGCCCGGTGTCAAGGGAAGAAAAATCTGGGGCGATCTGGTTCCTTACGGTTTGGCGCCTGGGAACAAATCATCGAAGGATAAACCATTCCCCTGGCGTGCCGGCGCAAACGAAAACACCATTATCTCGTTCAATAAGGACATTTTAATTGAGGGACAAAAACTGTCTGCGGGCAAGTACGGCATCCATATAATACCCTCAAAAACAACATGGGTCATCGTTTTCAGCAAAAACAGCACCGCATGGGGGAGTTATTCCTATAACCAGGATGAAGACGCACTCCGTGTGACAGTCACCCCGGTTAAGGCGCCTTTTGAGGAATGGCTGATGTTCGGATTTGATGACCTGACGGCAAATTCGGCGACGGCATTCCTTCGCTGGGAGGAACTCAAAGTGCCTTTCAAGATCAAACTGGCCGAATAA